TCCGTACTCGCAACAAGTGACCGAGCTGAAAGCAGCCGAAATTTACGAAGGTCACAACAACATGCTGTGCCTGGCCTGGTTTGCCGCGCTTACCAAGCGACACAGCGCGCGCTTCATGATGCCGATCTTCAAGCGCGTCCAGGAGCTCGGGCTGAAGCGCTTCGATCCGTCCAATCCGGCGCACCTGTGGCAATTGCGCAAAGAACTGCCCGAATACGGCAAGTGGATCGCCAGCCACCGGATAGATCTGCGCGGGCACACGCCGTTGCCGCCTATGTCGCGCGCGTTGGCGCGCTGCGCCCGTGCCGCGATCCATGGACTACAAGGCATGGCCATCGTCTTGGATGGCGCCATGCGCGAGCACCGCGAAGACCTGATCAATCGCCAGGGCGTGGTGCAGGAGCTGGTGCTGGAGGCACACCAGTACATCGCTATGCTGGTGACGGCGCTGCATGCGCGGCACGCCGGCGATCCCGCCGTGGAGCTGGCGGCCCAGACCTTCTGTGAAGAGCAGTGGCGGCGCTTGCGCGGCGGCCGGCGCACGCGCGAGCAGCATGCGCGCCTGGTCGAATTGGGCAAGCTGGTGCGCGACGGCAAATTCCATCTGCTGGACGGCGTGCCGGAGGGCGAAATCAACATGCCGTGGAACAGTTGACCGAGAACCCCGGTAGCTACGGCTCGTTCTCATGCGCATCGAGAATCACACCTTCCTTGTCACCGGCGGGGCGTCGGGCTTGGGCGCGGCGTGTGCGCATATGATCGTCGCAGCCGGCGGCAATGTGGTAATCGCCGACGTGAATGCCGAAGCCGGCGAGGCTCTGACGAGCGCGCTGGGCGAGCGCGCGCGCTTCGCGCCGGCCGACGTGACCGGCGAGGCCGATGCCCAACGCGCGGTTGCGCTGGCGACGGCGACGTTCGGCGCACTGCATGGGGCGATCAACTGCGCCGGCATCGCCATCGCCGAGTTGATGCTGCGCAAAGGTCAGCCGCATGCGCTGGACTCGTTCGCACGCGTCATCGCGGTCAACCTGATCGGCACGTTCAACATGGCACGGCTGGCAGCGGCGGCCATGACCGGCAACGAGCCGGACGCCGAGGGCGAGCGCGGCGTCATCATCAACACCGCGTCGGTCGCCGCGTTCGAAGGACAGATCGGTCAGGTGGCGTACGCGGCGTCGAAGGGTGGGGTGGCCGCCATGACGTTGCCGATGGCGCGCGAGCTGGCCCGCTATGGCATCCGTGTGGTGGCAATTGCGCCCGGCATCTTCGACACGCCGCTGCTGGCGAAGCTGCCCGAGCCGGCGCGCCAGTCGCTTGCCCAACAAGTGCCCTTCCCGCCGCGCCTTGGCCGGCCGAATGAATTTGCCGCGCTCGCGAAGCACATTATCGAGAACACGATGCTGAATGGCGAGGTGATCCGGTTGGACGGCGCGATTCGCATGGCGCCGAAATAGTTGCTCAGGCGTCCAGCAACGGCATCACTGCTTCGGCAAACAGGCATGTGCCTTCGATGCGTGGCGAATCGGCGAAGTGCACCGTGATTCGGTCTGCGCCTTGCTTGATAATGGCCAGCAGCCGTTCAGCGACTTGCTCCGGCGTGCCGGCCAAACCTCCGTCCAGTTGTCGCACGAACGGTTGCGCCTGCAGGTGTCTCACCGCAGCTTCGCTTTCGGCGACCAAGACGCCCACGCGGACGACTTGGACGATCTCGTCGTAATCGCGACCGGCGGCGCGGCAATGCGCCTGGAGCACGTTCTGCTTGTGCGCATAGGTCGCCAAGTCGGTATAGGGGTAGTTCCACCAGTCGGCATGTTGCGCAACGACGCGCAGCAGGTGCTTCTCGCCTGCCCCGCCAATCATGATCGGTGGCAACGGCGTGGGGCGTGGCTCGCAGTGAGCGCCGGTGATTCGATAATGTTCGCCCGTGTAGTTCGCCGGCGCATCCGTCCACAACGCGCGGATCAACTGAATCGCCTCCGCGAGTTGCGCGATGCGGACGTGCGCCGGAGGGAAAGGCCAGCCGTAGGCCAGATACTCTTCCTCGTTCCAGCCCGCGCCGATGCCCAACACGAAGCGCCCACGCGAAATCGCCTGTGCCGTCGCCGCCATCTTGGCAAGATGCGCCGGATTGCGGAAGCTGTTGCACAACACCTCGTGGCCGCACAGCTTGTCGGGATAACGCGCCAGCGCGAAGGCCAGCAGCGTCCAACCTTCAGCGACCTTGTGACTGCCGTACTGAACGTGGTCGGGGAACCACAACGAGTCGAACGGTGCGGCGACGCGGTCGAGATATGGGAAGGTGTCTTCGACCAGTCGCGACCAAACGTTGAGGCCGATTGGAGTGGACATGGCATGCACTGTATCACCGTACGCGCCGGATGGGTTCGGCCGCCGGTTGACAGCGGAAAACTGACACCGGCGAGCTCGTATCGTAAGCGCCGTGGTTCTGATCCGGGATACCACAGCGTCTTCGACTGCTTTTAATTCGACTTTAACTGTTCAGTGCTAACTACGCAGGAGGTGAATATGGCGACTGCTGGCAACATATATGCCGGGCCGAGACGGCAGCTCGGGAAGATGCGGGAACACTTTTTGGCATACGCGCTGCTCGCTCCGGCGTTGCTGCTCTTCGTTGCATTCACGGTCTTCCCGATCGGCTTTGGCTTTTACATCAGCCTGCACAACTGGCGGGTGGGGCCGCGCGAGTTCCTCGGCTTGGGCAACTATCTGCGTGCGCTGGCGCCGGGATCGGAATTCTGGCCTTCGCTCGGCGCTACGTTGACCTATTCGTTGCTCGCCGTGCCGCTGCAGATCACCATCGCGCTCGCGCTGGCCTATCTGCTGTTCCAGAAGATTCGCGGCAAGTCGCTCTTTCGGGTGGTGATGTTCCTGCCCTGGGTGACCTCGACCGTGGCGACGGCGGCGGTATGGGCGCGGCTGTACAGCCCGGACATCGGACTCATCAACAATGCGCTCCGCGGGTTAGGGCTGCCGCCTTTGCGCTGGTTGCTGGAGGACAAAGGCGTATTGACCCTGGTCGCCAACGGGCTGGGCCTCACGCTGCCGGACTGGCTGCGCGGACCGAGCCTGGCGATGGTCGCCGTGGTGATCTACACCACTTGGGTGTTCGTCGGCTACAACATGACGCTGTTCCTGGCCGGCCTGGGCAATATCCCCGGCGAGATGTACGAGGCGGCCAAGATTGACGGCGCGAACGGCTGGCAAGTCTTCCGCTACATCACCTGGCCGTTGCTCTCACCGACCACTTTCTTCGTGGTGCTCATCACGGTGATCGGCACCCTCAAGGCGTTCAACCATATCTGGGTGATGACCCAGGGTGACAACGGCACGCAGACGGCCAGCATCTTGATCTATCGCCAGTTCTACGAGTTCCAGCGGGCCGGCTATGCCAGCGCGCTCGCCTTCTTGTTGTCGGCGGTGATCCTACTGGTGACCCTCCTGCAAAACCGCGTTGCCGCCGAGCGGGTCAACTACTGAGTCATGGCCACTGCAACTGCTCCTCCGCTTGCACAAGTCGAAACGCGCCGCGCGCCCGGCCGGTCGCTGGACAGGGTGAACCCGCTGGTCTACCTGATTCTGATCGTCGTCGGGGTGGCTTCGCTAATCCCGTTCGTGTGGATGGTGCTGACGAGCGTGAAGGACTACGGCGATGTGGTGTCGCTCAAGTTCTGGCCGTGGCCGCCGTTCGGCAATTCGACGCCGCGCTTTGATAACTTCGCCGAGGCGATCCGGCTGATCGGCGTGGATCAAGACACCGGCCTGCCCATGTTCTTCCGCCACGTGTTGAACACGGCGCTGGTGACGGCCATCGTCATTGCGTCATCGGTTACTACATCCGTGCTGGCAGCCTATGCCTTCGCTCAGCTCGACTTCCCGGCCAAGAACGTGTTGTTCATCTTGGTGCTGGCCACGTTCATGATCCCGGAAGAGCTGATTCTGGTGCCGCGCGCGGTGATGATGAACAAGAACTACCTGAACTGGTACAACACGCTGCCGGCGATGGTCGCGCCCTTTCTGGCCAACGCCTTCGGCATCTTCCTCATCCGGCAGTTCTTCATACAAATCCCGCGCGACCTGTACGACGCCGCGCGCATAGACGGCGCCGGCCATATGCGTTACCTAACGACCGTGATGATCCCGCTCGCCCGCCCTGCCATCCTCACGCTGGCACTGCTCGAGTTCATCTGGACGTGGAACGAGTTTCGCTGGATTCAACTCGTCACGTCTAGCTCGAACATGCGTACGGTGTCGGTGGGGCTGGTGGGCTTCTTACAGACCGACGGCGGCGCGCAGACGCAACTGGCCATGGCCGTAGCAGTCATGGTCGTCCTGCCGGTGGTCGTGCTGTATTTCTTCACGCAACGCTACTTTACCGAGGGCATCACCACAACCGGTTTGAAGGGTTGATCCGAAGTGAAAGGAGGTGATGCGTATAGGCTCATTGCGTATGGCAGAGGGTAGGTAAATGATTCATGACCGGTGATTCATGGATTGATGACAGATGATGAGGCTTGGTGAACAGTCAAGTTCGAGTTGGCCGAACAACCGGCTATTGATAACCAGCGACTAGCAACTAGCAACCGACAACGAGTGACCAGGAGGGAACCGATGACACGCAAACTGATTCCTTTGATGGCTGTAATGGCCATGTTGATGGCGGCCTGCGCAGCGCCGGCAGCGCCCGCGCCCACCCAAGCGCCGGCTGCCCCTGTTGCAACCGAAGCG
The window above is part of the Candidatus Roseilinea sp. genome. Proteins encoded here:
- a CDS encoding ABC transporter permease; its protein translation is MATAGNIYAGPRRQLGKMREHFLAYALLAPALLLFVAFTVFPIGFGFYISLHNWRVGPREFLGLGNYLRALAPGSEFWPSLGATLTYSLLAVPLQITIALALAYLLFQKIRGKSLFRVVMFLPWVTSTVATAAVWARLYSPDIGLINNALRGLGLPPLRWLLEDKGVLTLVANGLGLTLPDWLRGPSLAMVAVVIYTTWVFVGYNMTLFLAGLGNIPGEMYEAAKIDGANGWQVFRYITWPLLSPTTFFVVLITVIGTLKAFNHIWVMTQGDNGTQTASILIYRQFYEFQRAGYASALAFLLSAVILLVTLLQNRVAAERVNY
- a CDS encoding ABC transporter permease, coding for MATATAPPLAQVETRRAPGRSLDRVNPLVYLILIVVGVASLIPFVWMVLTSVKDYGDVVSLKFWPWPPFGNSTPRFDNFAEAIRLIGVDQDTGLPMFFRHVLNTALVTAIVIASSVTTSVLAAYAFAQLDFPAKNVLFILVLATFMIPEELILVPRAVMMNKNYLNWYNTLPAMVAPFLANAFGIFLIRQFFIQIPRDLYDAARIDGAGHMRYLTTVMIPLARPAILTLALLEFIWTWNEFRWIQLVTSSSNMRTVSVGLVGFLQTDGGAQTQLAMAVAVMVVLPVVVLYFFTQRYFTEGITTTGLKG
- a CDS encoding 3-hydroxyacyl-CoA dehydrogenase translates to MRIENHTFLVTGGASGLGAACAHMIVAAGGNVVIADVNAEAGEALTSALGERARFAPADVTGEADAQRAVALATATFGALHGAINCAGIAIAELMLRKGQPHALDSFARVIAVNLIGTFNMARLAAAAMTGNEPDAEGERGVIINTASVAAFEGQIGQVAYAASKGGVAAMTLPMARELARYGIRVVAIAPGIFDTPLLAKLPEPARQSLAQQVPFPPRLGRPNEFAALAKHIIENTMLNGEVIRLDGAIRMAPK
- a CDS encoding LLM class F420-dependent oxidoreductase, producing MSTPIGLNVWSRLVEDTFPYLDRVAAPFDSLWFPDHVQYGSHKVAEGWTLLAFALARYPDKLCGHEVLCNSFRNPAHLAKMAATAQAISRGRFVLGIGAGWNEEEYLAYGWPFPPAHVRIAQLAEAIQLIRALWTDAPANYTGEHYRITGAHCEPRPTPLPPIMIGGAGEKHLLRVVAQHADWWNYPYTDLATYAHKQNVLQAHCRAAGRDYDEIVQVVRVGVLVAESEAAVRHLQAQPFVRQLDGGLAGTPEQVAERLLAIIKQGADRITVHFADSPRIEGTCLFAEAVMPLLDA